One window of Desulfonatronum sp. SC1 genomic DNA carries:
- a CDS encoding AbrB/MazE/SpoVT family DNA-binding domain-containing protein: MTTTTLSSKGQVIIPKHIRTIRHWGPGQELEVIEFDDGVLLKPRSVFPAMKVDEVAGCLAYQGPTKSLADMDEAVRKGALESNRDRD, from the coding sequence ATGACGACAACGACACTCTCGAGCAAAGGTCAAGTGATCATTCCCAAACACATTCGAACCATTCGGCATTGGGGGCCGGGCCAGGAACTGGAAGTCATCGAGTTTGACGACGGGGTTCTGCTCAAGCCCAGAAGCGTGTTCCCGGCTATGAAAGTCGACGAAGTCGCCGGATGTCTCGCCTATCAAGGGCCGACCAAATCCCTTGCCGATATGGATGAGGCTGTCCGCAAAGGCGCGTTGGAGTCGAACCGTGATCGCGATTGA
- a CDS encoding translation initiation factor IF-2 — MLGPDRLDHVAARAVVPEQLICYVRAVAGSTPRLFDACLGYESPDDLVLIGYPLHDPPQSLFDEQALSRSVDLALESSRAPRITVLAATRPRQAPAVATKEPPADKSPGQSSGQPRDAYLALPIPAPAPNQKLRNLLRRAGREVTLDQGRVLDQEHLALIDRYLEYRDLEPGTRLVFRNIPAYVQSCPGALVVSAWLNRSDGPPRLAGFVVGDFTSLSTAFYMFAFRDPDLAPPGTADLLLHALLQEGEKRGQVRMNLGLGINPAIRYFKQKWGAEVFLPCVETSWERRPRGWLSRMHKWISGAKSP; from the coding sequence ATGCTCGGCCCGGATCGCCTGGATCATGTCGCCGCGCGGGCCGTGGTTCCGGAACAACTGATCTGCTACGTCCGGGCCGTGGCCGGGAGCACGCCGCGCTTGTTCGACGCCTGCCTGGGCTACGAATCCCCGGACGACTTGGTGCTCATCGGCTACCCCCTGCACGATCCCCCTCAGAGTCTTTTCGACGAGCAGGCCCTGTCACGGTCCGTGGACCTGGCCCTGGAATCCAGCCGGGCCCCACGAATCACCGTGCTTGCGGCCACCCGCCCCCGGCAGGCGCCCGCCGTCGCGACCAAAGAGCCTCCTGCCGACAAATCCCCGGGCCAATCCTCGGGCCAGCCCCGGGACGCCTACCTAGCCCTGCCCATTCCCGCGCCCGCGCCAAACCAGAAATTGCGCAACCTGTTGCGCCGGGCCGGGCGGGAAGTGACCCTGGATCAGGGCCGCGTTCTGGACCAGGAGCATCTGGCGCTGATCGACCGCTACCTGGAATACCGGGATCTTGAGCCGGGAACACGGCTCGTCTTCCGCAACATTCCGGCCTATGTTCAAAGCTGTCCTGGCGCGTTGGTGGTTTCGGCCTGGTTGAACCGAAGTGATGGTCCTCCGCGTCTGGCCGGGTTTGTCGTGGGAGACTTCACCTCCCTGAGCACGGCCTTTTACATGTTCGCCTTCCGCGACCCGGACCTCGCCCCGCCGGGCACCGCGGACCTGCTGCTCCACGCCCTGCTCCAGGAAGGCGAAAAGCGCGGCCAGGTCCGCATGAACCTGGGCCTGGGCATCAACCCGGCCATCCGGTACTTCAAGCAGAAATGGGGGGCGGAGGTCTTTCTGCCCTGCGTGGAAACGAGTTGGGAGCGACGTCCGAGAGGATGGTTGTCACGAATGCACAAGTGGATTTCGGGTGCCAAATCGCCATGA